The genomic DNA GCGAGAGGTAGTGCGGCTCTTCCTGAAGGATCCCATTGAGTACGAGTTCGAACTGGGACTGACGGAAGGTGTCACCCAGACGTTCACTCTCTCGAGCACGCAGTCGGCGCAGTTGGGGCGGGACACGTGGTTGGGGAAGGGCCGGCAGGCGCGTCTCTCGATTCCGGGCATGTGAAGCAAGACTCTGAGGGCGTCGGCAACCGACGGCGTTGGCGCTCTCCGATAGACCTCGTGCCGTCCCCCGTTGGAGGGTGCCGCCATCCGAGTTGAACCGAAAGCCCTCGTCCGCCGTCTCACGCCCACGGCCACTCGAACGCTGGAGGCCGCGGTCGCGCGCGCCAGCAGCGGGCGTTTCTATGAAATCGTGGTCGAGCACATGCTCGCGCAGATGCTCGAGCCAGAGGACTCGGACGTCGCCCACCTGCTGCGGCACTTCCAGGTGGACCGCCGCCGCCTGACCACCAGCGTGGAGCGAGCCATCCAGGGACTGCGCTCCGGCAATGCCGGACGGCCCGTCTTCTCCGAATCGCTCTTCCAGTGGTTCGAGGACGCCTGGTTGATGGCCTCTGTCGAGCAGGGGGCAACGCGCCTGCGCTCCGGGGCGCTCTTCGCCCAGTTCCTGGTTCGCCGCAGCCGCTACACCGCCGAACTCTTCCCGGAGCTGGAAGGCATCTCCCGCGACGAGCTGATGGCCGTCCTGGACACCGTGCTGAGGCCCTCGTCCGAGACGTTGGAGGTGACGCCTGATCCCGCCCCGGGTACGACCCCCGAGGCACCCACCGGTGGCGCGGTTAGCGGCGAGGCGCTCCGCCGTTTCGCCACATCCTTCACCGGCCGGGTTCGCGAGGGAAAGATCGATCCCATCTTCGGCCGCCATCGGGAGATCCGCCAGATGGTGGACATCCTCTCGCGGCGCCGGAAGAACAACCCTATCCTGGTCGGCGAGCCAGGCGTGGGCAAGACGGCGTTGGTGGAGGGTCTCGCCTGGGCCATCGTGAAGGGCGATGTGCCCGAAGCGCTGAAGAACGTGGAGTTGCTGGGGCTCGACCTCGGCCTGTTGCAGGCCGGCGCGGGGGTGCGAGGCGAGTTCGAGAACCGTCTCAAGTCCGTCATTGGCGAGGTGAAAGCATCCCCCACCCCCATCATCCTTTTCATCGATGAGGCTCATACACTCATCGGCTCAGGAGCCGGGGCTGGCGGGAGTGACGGAGCCAACTTGCTCAAGCCCGCGCTAGCGCGAGGCGAACTGCGCACCATCGCCGCCACCACGTGGGGTGAGTACAAGAAGTACTTCGAGAAGGACGCTGCCCTCGAGCGACGCTTCCAGCCCGTCAAGGTGGACGAGCCGAGCGTCGAGGAGGCCGAGTTGATGCTTCGAGGCTTGCGGTCCACCTACGAGGCGGCGCACGGCATCACCATCCGTGACGAGGCCGTCTCCGCCGCGGTGAGACTCTCCAGCCGGTACATCTCGGGCCGCCAGCTTCCGGACAAGGCGGTGGACCTGCTCGACACGGCGGCCGCACGCGTGAAGATCGAGCTGTCCACGAAACCGGATGGACTGATGGCGCTCGAGCAGGAAATCTCCTCCCTGGAGCGTGAGCGCGAGACCCGGCGGAGAGATCTCTCCGAGGGCCACCCAGGGGACATCGAGGCGGTGGCGAAGCTGGAGGAGAAGCTAGCCGTCGTGCGTGACCAGCTCGCCTCGTTGCAGGCACGATGGGAGATGGAGCGTACCGCGGTGAGCGAGCTGATGGCCGCGCGCAAGGCGTTGCTCTCCGCGCATTCCGAGGTGGACCCAGCACCCCTGAAAGCCGCGGTGGACGAGGCATCGGCGAAGCTGACCAGGACTCGCGGTGAGGACCCCTTGGTCCACGCGGACGTGGACGCGGACATCGTGGCACGCGTGGTGGCGAGCTGGACTGGCATCCCCGTGGGAAGGATGCGGAGCGACTTGCTCACCACGGTGTTGAGCCTCGAGACACGACTGACCGAGCGCGTACGTGGCCAGGAGCCGACCCTGCGCAAGGTAGCGGAGATCATCCGCATCTCCCAGGCGGGCATCCGCAATCCGGACGCTCCTATTGGTGTGATGCTCTTCGTGGGCCCCAGCGGAGTAGGCAAGACGGAGACGGCGCTGGCGCTGGCCGACACGCTCTACGGTGGAGAGCGCTTCATGACCACACTCAACATGAGCGAGTTCCAGGAGAAGCACACCGTCTCACGGCTCATCGGCTCGCCTCCCGGCTACGTGGGCTACGGTGAGGGCGGTTTGCTGACGGAAGCCGTGCGGCAGCGGCCCTATTCGGTGGTACTGCTGGACGAGTGCGAGAAGGCCGACCTGGAGGTGATGAACCTCTTCTACCAGGTATTCGACAAAGGCGTGCTCAATGACAGCGAGGGCCGTGCCGTCGACTTCCGTAACACCATCATCATCCTCACCAGCAATCTGGGCTCGGATATTCTCATGCGGATGCACGAGTCAGGAGCGACGCCCACCGCCGAGGACATGATCGCCAAGGTGCGCCCCGCGCTGAGCAAACACTTCAAGCCGGCGCTGCTGGCGCGCATGACCATCATCCCCTACGCTCCCGTGGGCACCCACATCATGCGGGAGATCGTCGCGATGAAGCTCGACAAAGTGGTGGGACGTCTGCGCGCGGCCCACGGAGTGGAGACAACTCTGGCTCCCGAGCTGCTCGACGAGCTGGCGCGCCGCTGTACCGAGGCGGAGACAGGTGCGCGCAACGCGGAGCACATCCTGCAAGGCTCGCTGATGCCTGCCCTCTCCCGGGAGCTGCTCCAGCGCTTGGCTGGCGGCCTGCTCCCTCGCCAATTGAACGTCTCCCTCTCCGCCGAGGGGGGTTGGGATATTTGCTTCGCCGAGGCATAGGTACTGGCCCCAGGAAGACCCGTGGACACATTGAAACAAAGACTCCTGGCCGCAACACTCGCGCTGTCCTCACTTGCGGGCTGTGCCACCGTTCCAAGGCTCCAGCTGTGCGAGGCGGAGGTCACCCCTCGCAAACGCTCCTTTCCCACGCCGGAGACGTGGTTCGCCCTGCTGCTCCATGGCTTCGACGAGAAGCAGGGTGTGGCGCCTCGTCCTTCCGTGGACTGCTCGGGAGCTCCCGTGGCCTGGGAAGAGCCCGCGGCGGATGAGTGCGTAGAGGCGGGTCCCCAGCCCATGCCGTTGCCGCCCAAGGAGCGGCTGACCGAAGAGGATCTGGTGTTGGAGACGATCCAGGCCAACCAGAGACTGGCGTGGATCATCACCCGGCGCTTCAGCAATGGTGAGGGACTCGGCCCCGTCGCCATGGTGGAGACGACGAAGAGGGGGTTCACGGTCAGGGCCCTGGGCTCCCTGCGGGGCATGACTCAGAACGCCCGGCTGCGAATGGAGCACGTGGGCAACACGGACTTGCTGGTAGCCGAAGGGGATGCATGCACCCAGCAGGAACCCGTGGTCTGCCGGAGAGCCGCTCGCATCCTTCCACTCCGCGGCGGGCGCTTCTTCTCGGAGGCGGTGTCCGGCGCGGACAGGACTTGCCTGGGCGCCGCCTGGTTCCCGCTTAGCCAGGAACAAGTGCTCGAGCTCCCCAACGGCTGGCGCCGCAAGTTCGAGTTGACGTCGACGCTCACCTTCGGGGCTGATGCCATCACCATCCAGGAACAGGTGGCGGTGAGCGACTCGGATCCCAAGCAACCGTCGATTCCCGAGCGGCTCTTCCGCCGCGCCCAGAACGAGCGGAAGCTGAAGGTGGAAGATAATGTGCTGGAGGGCACCGTACCCTCTCTCTGGATACGCATGGTGGGGCAACAACTGGCTGCTGGCGCCAAACCCCTGCCCGACAAGCCCACCGTGTCCCAGGACGAGAAGGCGACGGGCTACGTGAAGAAGCCCGACGCACTTCTCAAGAGCGATAAGGTGACAGCTCAGGACCAACCCTGAGCTCGCGCCCGCTCAACCCGCAGTGAGGCCCTTGCGAAGAGCTTGGACAGAGGGAACAGGAGCGGCCGGGTCGATAGACACCTGGCCTGTATCCCCATCCAAGAATGCCGCCATGGTCCGCCCCCTGGAGAACCGCACCCGTGCGATACGCCGGAGGCTGTCGCGCCCGTTGGGCTCCCGACCAATGAGACGCAGCGCATGCGCCACCGCGTTCATCGCGTCCTCCAGTGCCCGTCGCCCGGGCTCGGTATCCAGCTCAACCCAGTCTACCTCGAAGCGCAACGGCTTGCCGCCGAGTTGCGCCTCACCGGGCCAGAATTGCTCGGTGAGTCCCTTGGACAGCGTCTCCGAATACTGCAACAAGTCATCCCGTCCGAGCGTGGCTCGGACCAGGAAAGGCACTTGGTTGAGGAGCGCCGGAGAGTCGACCGACACGGCGATGACGGAGGAGAACTCCACATACGTCACCGAGTCGCCACGCGACAGCAGCCCCTCCTTCGTGCTCGCCAGGAGAATCGCCTCCCGAGGGAGATAGTCCAGAAGCATGCCCGACAGACGGATTCCCTGGGCCAGGTGCAAGGTGAGAGTGAAGGTCGGCACCTCTTCCCCCGCGCGCCCACGAGCCACCTGGGCGGCAAGCACATCCAGCATCTTCTCCACACGCCGTGCAACCAGCCGCTGAACACCCTCCATGCCGTTCTCCTGAGATCAAAAGCCTAAACTTGCCCGAAGCAGCGAGCCTTATCATATAGCTAGCGGGGACATCCTGGCGTGGCTACTCGCCTGCCTGATAGCCCTCTACCTTCGCAATCGTGAAGAACTCGAACTCTGTTTCCAGCTGACAGCTGGACGACTGGAGTCGCAGCTGCCTTCTGTTCGCATCCAGTGGAACAATGGAAAGGTTGACCTCGTTCTGTGTCGACCACCCCGAGACCTTGAGCCCATTCAGACCATAGAAGTGCAGCTCAATCATGACGCGATTGAATTGCTGCCGAGCCCAGCGTGCTGGGATAACCTCTGGAAACTCGGTCGGATGGAAGTGAAGACGCAAGGCCGGGCCATCCTCCATGAGGCTCAATACAGACAACCGAGTGCGCTGCAGGGGAGGGACGCTCTTGTAGATGGAGCTGATCGCCTGGGGGTTCTGTGCAAGCTGATGCCACATGATGGTTCATCTCCTATTTTTCGAAAGGATAATGCGCGGCCGTGCCTGGTACTTTTCCATTCCGGGTGTCGATCGCGGGCCTGACATTCAAGTGGGGACCTTGGTCGCCGACACCTCCCGGTTCTCCGAACTGGTGTCCACTGCTGTGATCCTGGATGACGATCTCTTTCCCGTCAGCGCGCTTGTAGTGATACTCGCGCGTCATGATAGGCTTTCCATTTTTATCCTTGATGGTTCTGCCAAATTTATCCATCATTGGAACTTCAGTGTCCACGCGCTCAGGCTGCTGGCGCTTGGGGATCCCTGCGTCTCGCTTTGCTTTTTTGAATGCCCCCGTCCGACCTGGAGGCTGCTCGTTGACCACGGGAGCTTTTTTCAAACTGACGGGCTTGCCCGGCCTGCTGCCTCCCTGTAAGAGCTTGATTGCCGCGCCCTTGAAGATCGTGCTCATGGCTAGTCCTCAAGGGTGATATTGTTGCCGAAAAGCTGGACCTTTCCGGATTTCTCAATCTGCATTGCCAGCTTGCCGTTCACGACGAGGATGAACTTGTCCGCCTTCAACGCGAAAGACTTGGCAAGTACCGCTGCGACATCCTCGGCTTCCGCGTAGGACTGTCCGGAAATCTCCTCATTGAGGTCCTTACCTGTGGTCAAGGATGCCTGCTCCTTGACCTGGGACTGGAAGTTGCCCCCAACTTTTATCTCCTTGTCCCCGGCAATGATTTCTTGGCGGCTCTCGTCGATGTGTTCCTTGAGAGTACCACCTACCTCTATGGAGTTGAGACCTCCGACCGCCTCGTTCATGTCGAGTTCGACGCTGACGTCATACATGGCGCCAATGGTGAGCGCCTTGGCCGCCCCTACTACATCCAAGGCCGCCTGAGCGATGGAGACATCGCGACATTGGGCGACACTGATGGACTGGTTGCCCTCCACCGTTTCGTCGTGGCTGCCAGCGGTCGCGGTGGCGCGATTGCCTCGCACCTGGAGCGTCTGGTTAGCATCTATCAGGCTGCTATCATCGAGCATCACATCGAGGCGTTGGTTGCCCTCCACCGTGATAGCGCGGTCCTTTTTCACCAGTAGGTCTTCATACCCTCGGACCTGTTGACCTTTGTCGTTCTCCGTGACGAGTTCCTCGTCTTTCTGCCCATGGACGAAGATTTCCTCCTCCCCGGCCAAGTCTTCGATGCGGAACTCGTTGAAGCCATTACTGCCCAGGCTGGAGGCACTTTTCAGGGTGGACTTGGTCTTCTCGTCCGGCAAGGCGTAGGGTGTCGAATTGACTCCGTTGTACACCGTGCCAGCAATCAGTGGCCGATCCGGGTTTCCCTCCAGGAAGCGCACCACCACCTCCTGCCCGATTCGCGGCAGGTACAGCGCTCCCCACGCGGTTCCACCCCATGCCTGGCCTACGCGAACCCAGCACGAGGCCTTGTCGTCCCGCTTCCCCTCCCGATCCCAGTGGAACTGAACCTTGATCCGACCGTGCTCATCGGTGTGGAGCTCCTCTCCCGAGGGCCCCACCACCGTCGCCGTTTGAATCCCAGCCAATCTTGGCACGTCCGTCGTCCGAGGCGGACGGAAGGGCACGCGAGCCGGCATGCACTTGAATCGGCACTGGTATAGGCCGCCCAAAGCCTCGTGGCCGCCCGGCATTTCCGGCTGCCAGCCGGAGTGCACGACCTCCACCACCGAGTACTCGCCAGCATGACGGCCATCGTCCTCGACTTGGAAGCGGAAGCCAGGAGTAAGGCTCGGTGCCACGCCCTCCCCCACCAGGGAGCGCGCGGCCTGCACCGCCTCCTCAAGACGCACCTTCGCAGTGGCCCTACCCACCGCGGGCGCTACGTACTCACCCGGGTAGTCGTACACCTCCAATGAACTCTGCCCCTCCCCGCTCGTCGCCTTGCCCGACATATCCAGCGTGGGCTTCTCGAAGTCGTAGTCCTTGAGGTGCACCGCTCCGGACCTCAACCGATGCACGCGCTCCAACGCATGAAGGTACTCCCCTTCCTCCACCCGTTCATCCTTCTCTCGTACGGGCAGCGCCAAACCGCCCGGCAAGGCCTCGTGCACGTTGGGCGCGTCCCCTACCACCAGTTCATGTCCCTCTTCCGTGTGCGCAAAGAAGTAGAAGAGGCCCTCCCACTCCATCAGTCGGCTGAGAAAGGCGAAGTCTGTCTCTCGGTACTGTGTGCAGTATTCGCGCGGCTCGTAGCTGCGGCTCAAGCGCAGTTCCACTTTCAGTCCCGCCTCTCCCAGCACGGCCTTGAGGATGTCGGGTACGGTCTTCCCCTGGAAGATGCGGCTGCGCCTCACCAGCGTGAGCCGCCAAAGCCTGGGCACGATCCATGCCCGATAGCGCCAGCGCCCTCCTTGAGGGCCCAGCATCTCCACCCGGCACACCATGCCGTGCACCTGCCTCGTGCGCCCCCCGCGCACTTCCACGGTCAGCAGCGCATCGACCCCTATCAGCGA from Melittangium boletus DSM 14713 includes the following:
- the tssH gene encoding type VI secretion system ATPase TssH; this translates as MEGAAIRVEPKALVRRLTPTATRTLEAAVARASSGRFYEIVVEHMLAQMLEPEDSDVAHLLRHFQVDRRRLTTSVERAIQGLRSGNAGRPVFSESLFQWFEDAWLMASVEQGATRLRSGALFAQFLVRRSRYTAELFPELEGISRDELMAVLDTVLRPSSETLEVTPDPAPGTTPEAPTGGAVSGEALRRFATSFTGRVREGKIDPIFGRHREIRQMVDILSRRRKNNPILVGEPGVGKTALVEGLAWAIVKGDVPEALKNVELLGLDLGLLQAGAGVRGEFENRLKSVIGEVKASPTPIILFIDEAHTLIGSGAGAGGSDGANLLKPALARGELRTIAATTWGEYKKYFEKDAALERRFQPVKVDEPSVEEAELMLRGLRSTYEAAHGITIRDEAVSAAVRLSSRYISGRQLPDKAVDLLDTAAARVKIELSTKPDGLMALEQEISSLERERETRRRDLSEGHPGDIEAVAKLEEKLAVVRDQLASLQARWEMERTAVSELMAARKALLSAHSEVDPAPLKAAVDEASAKLTRTRGEDPLVHADVDADIVARVVASWTGIPVGRMRSDLLTTVLSLETRLTERVRGQEPTLRKVAEIIRISQAGIRNPDAPIGVMLFVGPSGVGKTETALALADTLYGGERFMTTLNMSEFQEKHTVSRLIGSPPGYVGYGEGGLLTEAVRQRPYSVVLLDECEKADLEVMNLFYQVFDKGVLNDSEGRAVDFRNTIIILTSNLGSDILMRMHESGATPTAEDMIAKVRPALSKHFKPALLARMTIIPYAPVGTHIMREIVAMKLDKVVGRLRAAHGVETTLAPELLDELARRCTEAETGARNAEHILQGSLMPALSRELLQRLAGGLLPRQLNVSLSAEGGWDICFAEA
- a CDS encoding Imm50 family immunity protein, whose product is MWHQLAQNPQAISSIYKSVPPLQRTRLSVLSLMEDGPALRLHFHPTEFPEVIPARWARQQFNRVMIELHFYGLNGLKVSGWSTQNEVNLSIVPLDANRRQLRLQSSSCQLETEFEFFTIAKVEGYQAGE
- a CDS encoding HNH/endonuclease VII fold putative polymorphic toxin, which produces MSTIFKGAAIKLLQGGSRPGKPVSLKKAPVVNEQPPGRTGAFKKAKRDAGIPKRQQPERVDTEVPMMDKFGRTIKDKNGKPIMTREYHYKRADGKEIVIQDHSSGHQFGEPGGVGDQGPHLNVRPAIDTRNGKVPGTAAHYPFEK
- a CDS encoding type VI secretion system Vgr family protein, with amino-acid sequence MTQTQGTAFTFQAGSFGVESLAVDRLDGMEGLSRLYEFRVDFHPTGEDPLDTESLIGVDALLTVEVRGGRTRQVHGMVCRVEMLGPQGGRWRYRAWIVPRLWRLTLVRRSRIFQGKTVPDILKAVLGEAGLKVELRLSRSYEPREYCTQYRETDFAFLSRLMEWEGLFYFFAHTEEGHELVVGDAPNVHEALPGGLALPVREKDERVEEGEYLHALERVHRLRSGAVHLKDYDFEKPTLDMSGKATSGEGQSSLEVYDYPGEYVAPAVGRATAKVRLEEAVQAARSLVGEGVAPSLTPGFRFQVEDDGRHAGEYSVVEVVHSGWQPEMPGGHEALGGLYQCRFKCMPARVPFRPPRTTDVPRLAGIQTATVVGPSGEELHTDEHGRIKVQFHWDREGKRDDKASCWVRVGQAWGGTAWGALYLPRIGQEVVVRFLEGNPDRPLIAGTVYNGVNSTPYALPDEKTKSTLKSASSLGSNGFNEFRIEDLAGEEEIFVHGQKDEELVTENDKGQQVRGYEDLLVKKDRAITVEGNQRLDVMLDDSSLIDANQTLQVRGNRATATAGSHDETVEGNQSISVAQCRDVSIAQAALDVVGAAKALTIGAMYDVSVELDMNEAVGGLNSIEVGGTLKEHIDESRQEIIAGDKEIKVGGNFQSQVKEQASLTTGKDLNEEISGQSYAEAEDVAAVLAKSFALKADKFILVVNGKLAMQIEKSGKVQLFGNNITLED